The Fimbriimonas ginsengisoli Gsoil 348 genome window below encodes:
- the hisS gene encoding histidine--tRNA ligase translates to MRFQAPRGTEDVLPSDAPRWQRLESIFRDLTRRYGYHELRTPTFEDTELFTRTAGETSDIVTKEMYNFEDKGGRNITLKPEGTAPAMRAVIEHSLCPPGTVTRLMYVTPCFRYSRPQKGRLRELHQFGLELIGSSSPAADAEIIEVTYRFFEACGLAGLTVMVNSIGRDGCRERYRDAILEHMASYLAAQDETTVAIARKNPLRLLDSKSAEVQAALLGLPPITDYLEEECSSNFDRLQQLLTDAGVRFQVRPDIVRGLDYYTETVFEIQHEGLGSQSSICGGGRYDNLVKELGGAPTPSVGVGIGVERTLLAVEADGVVFEPDRLDAFIVQATKEAYEPALGLARELRAAGLSVLTDIDGKSLKSQFRQADKTGARLALILGDEELSKGTVQVKVLETGEQTEVSRPDIALHLKGLPG, encoded by the coding sequence ATGCGCTTTCAAGCTCCCCGTGGCACTGAAGATGTGCTTCCGAGCGACGCGCCGAGGTGGCAGCGTCTGGAGTCGATATTCCGCGATTTGACGCGGAGATACGGCTACCATGAGCTGCGAACGCCTACCTTCGAAGATACGGAGCTCTTCACTCGCACGGCGGGTGAGACGAGCGACATCGTTACGAAGGAGATGTACAACTTCGAAGACAAGGGGGGGCGCAACATCACCCTCAAACCCGAAGGTACCGCGCCTGCGATGCGGGCGGTGATCGAGCACTCGCTTTGCCCGCCGGGCACCGTGACGCGCCTGATGTACGTGACGCCTTGCTTCCGGTATAGCCGTCCCCAGAAAGGGCGTCTGCGCGAGCTCCACCAGTTCGGCCTGGAATTGATCGGTTCCTCCTCCCCCGCGGCCGACGCCGAGATCATCGAGGTGACCTACCGTTTCTTCGAGGCTTGCGGGCTGGCGGGTTTGACGGTGATGGTCAACTCCATCGGTCGCGACGGCTGCCGAGAGCGATACCGGGATGCGATCCTGGAGCATATGGCGAGTTACCTCGCCGCCCAAGATGAGACCACGGTCGCCATCGCCCGCAAAAACCCGCTTCGTTTGCTGGACAGCAAGTCTGCCGAGGTTCAGGCGGCTCTGCTCGGCCTACCGCCAATTACCGACTACCTAGAAGAGGAATGCAGTAGCAATTTCGATCGGCTCCAGCAACTTCTCACCGATGCCGGGGTTCGGTTCCAGGTGCGTCCAGACATCGTTCGCGGTCTCGACTACTACACCGAAACGGTTTTCGAAATCCAGCACGAAGGGCTAGGGTCTCAGAGCTCCATCTGCGGAGGCGGACGGTACGACAACCTGGTGAAGGAGCTTGGCGGCGCGCCCACTCCCAGTGTCGGCGTCGGCATCGGGGTTGAGCGAACCTTGCTGGCGGTCGAGGCCGACGGCGTGGTTTTCGAACCGGATCGCTTGGACGCGTTTATCGTTCAGGCAACCAAGGAAGCGTACGAGCCGGCCCTCGGGCTCGCCCGCGAGCTTCGCGCGGCCGGTCTCTCGGTGCTGACGGATATCGACGGTAAGTCGCTAAAGTCGCAGTTTAGGCAAGCCGACAAAACCGGCGCGCGCCTCGCCCTTATCCTTGGTGACGAAGAATTGTCGAAAGGGACCGTACAGGTGAAGGTGCTTGAAACCGGCGAACAAACCGAAGTCTCCCGACCCGACATCGCCCTCCACCTCAAGGGGCTACCGGGGTGA
- a CDS encoding aspartate-semialdehyde dehydrogenase: protein MKTGYSVAVVGATGAVGQEFLRLFVERDFPVASLKLLASERSVGKTYLFKGEDIAVEEATPEAFEGVDVAFFSAGASRSRALAPAAVAAGALVVDNSSAFRMDPAVPLVVPEVNGCAMTPESRIVAVPNCTAIILLVAVNPLQKLGKLDRLIVSTYQSASGGGAAMMRLLEEETRKVICGEEPDPSHLGTRYAFNLFSHNTPINEDGYNEEEVKVIAESRKILGLPNLKLNVTCVRVPILRAHSESVTVEFEGPAPSVEAVREALSVAPGVRVIDDRAGNRFPTPLDASGQGDVLVGRIRQDLSNPHAISMFITGDQLLKGAALNAVQIAELALGVRR, encoded by the coding sequence GTGAAGACTGGATACTCCGTCGCGGTGGTTGGCGCCACCGGGGCCGTCGGGCAAGAGTTTCTCCGCCTATTCGTCGAACGCGACTTCCCCGTCGCCTCCCTCAAGCTCCTCGCAAGTGAAAGGTCGGTGGGTAAAACCTATCTTTTCAAGGGCGAGGACATAGCCGTTGAAGAGGCGACGCCGGAGGCGTTCGAAGGCGTCGACGTCGCCTTTTTTAGCGCCGGAGCAAGCAGGTCGCGCGCTCTCGCCCCAGCGGCGGTGGCGGCCGGGGCTCTGGTCGTCGATAATTCGAGCGCTTTTCGCATGGATCCGGCGGTTCCGCTGGTGGTGCCGGAAGTAAACGGATGCGCGATGACGCCCGAGTCGAGGATCGTCGCGGTTCCGAATTGTACGGCGATCATTCTGCTCGTCGCCGTAAATCCGCTTCAGAAGCTCGGAAAGCTCGACCGTCTGATCGTGAGCACCTACCAGAGCGCAAGCGGCGGCGGCGCGGCGATGATGCGACTGCTGGAAGAGGAGACCCGAAAAGTCATTTGTGGGGAAGAACCGGATCCGAGCCACCTTGGGACGCGATACGCCTTCAACCTTTTCAGCCACAACACCCCGATCAACGAGGACGGTTACAACGAAGAGGAGGTGAAGGTGATCGCCGAGAGCCGGAAAATTCTTGGTTTACCGAACCTCAAGCTAAACGTGACTTGCGTTCGAGTTCCAATCCTGCGGGCTCATTCCGAGTCGGTGACCGTCGAATTCGAGGGTCCTGCGCCGAGTGTGGAGGCTGTCCGCGAGGCTCTCTCCGTCGCCCCGGGCGTTCGTGTGATCGACGACCGAGCCGGCAACCGCTTCCCAACCCCGCTCGACGCCAGCGGCCAGGGGGACGTTCTCGTCGGCCGAATCCGACAAGACCTCAGCAATCCCCATGCGATCAGCATGTTTATCACCGGCGACCAACTCTTGAAAGGTGCCGCGCTGAACGCAGTGCAGATAGCCGAGTTGGCGTTGGGCGTTAGGCGTTGA
- a CDS encoding helix-turn-helix transcriptional regulator, protein MRADGNEPIIELNFDCGASGALKRTDVGGMTYVRHEVLTANVLRTATGYINVPQGMNALCINLKGTLIARAGVQGRLVLCPPRSLTYIRGTRLIVQAARGEHHSVLLSWQSNVTSLLDAWIQSRHVRNAVGPQRTVACKPIDPHFKGAIERFERAVANPSEILEPMVVSVIYEIVSRLMIGMDQVQLAAVPTDLPETIKELVVEVRGNPAAGWPLKEAASKAGYSPFHFSRVFKNLVGYGFHEYVDRCRTECSVEMLVTTDHAVDLVASTCGFGTTQGLRESVKEYLGLVPSELRAIPEDPGDNL, encoded by the coding sequence GTGCGCGCCGACGGGAACGAACCGATCATTGAGTTAAATTTCGACTGTGGCGCCTCCGGTGCGCTTAAGCGCACGGACGTGGGCGGCATGACCTACGTTCGCCACGAGGTTCTCACGGCGAACGTTTTGCGTACTGCCACCGGCTACATCAATGTGCCGCAAGGGATGAATGCGCTCTGCATCAATCTCAAAGGCACCTTGATCGCACGAGCCGGAGTGCAGGGGCGCCTCGTTCTGTGTCCGCCGCGCAGCCTCACCTATATCCGTGGCACGCGCCTCATCGTGCAGGCGGCCCGTGGCGAGCACCATTCGGTCCTTCTTTCGTGGCAGAGCAACGTCACGTCGCTGCTCGATGCGTGGATTCAGAGCCGGCACGTGAGGAACGCGGTCGGGCCGCAACGGACCGTCGCGTGCAAGCCGATCGATCCACATTTCAAGGGTGCGATCGAGCGCTTCGAACGCGCGGTTGCAAATCCATCCGAGATCCTGGAGCCGATGGTGGTCTCCGTGATCTACGAAATCGTGTCGCGGCTGATGATCGGAATGGATCAGGTGCAGCTCGCTGCCGTTCCGACCGATTTGCCAGAGACAATCAAAGAGCTGGTCGTCGAGGTCCGAGGCAATCCGGCCGCCGGCTGGCCACTGAAGGAAGCCGCTAGCAAGGCGGGCTACTCGCCGTTCCACTTCTCGCGGGTCTTTAAGAACTTGGTCGGCTACGGCTTCCACGAGTACGTGGATCGCTGCCGAACCGAGTGCTCGGTGGAAATGCTGGTCACGACCGATCACGCGGTGGACCTAGTCGCCTCGACTTGCGGTTTCGGCACCACCCAAGGGCTGCGGGAATCCGTCAAGGAATACCTCGGCCTCGTCCCCTCCGAACTCCGAGCCATCCCCGAAGACCCTGGCGACAATCTGTAG
- a CDS encoding autorepressor SdpR family transcription factor yields MDEAFKAMADPTRRKILRMLGEREMAAGEIASRFEISAPSMSHHFNVLKAADLIVGRREGQQIVYTLNTTVVQDLMAMFIDLFGPNEPSGEEE; encoded by the coding sequence ATGGATGAAGCGTTTAAGGCGATGGCGGACCCGACTCGGAGAAAGATTCTCCGAATGCTGGGCGAGCGGGAGATGGCGGCAGGCGAAATCGCTTCGCGGTTCGAGATCTCCGCTCCGTCCATGTCGCATCACTTCAACGTTCTCAAGGCGGCCGACCTGATCGTTGGCCGTCGCGAGGGACAACAGATCGTCTACACGCTGAACACGACCGTGGTTCAGGACCTGATGGCGATGTTCATCGATTTATTCGGACCAAATGAGCCAAGCGGAGAAGAAGAATGA
- a CDS encoding SdpI family protein produces MNTRQSLLAQAFLLVATGLYSRSLAGTLASVVPTHWGIDGKPDAYGSPAFALWFGPIAVAFMMVLTWALPRLSPKQFEVDRSEKTYGMLMFMIALLMAVLHVVILKATAGAKFPMDRAMMVVLGLFCTFFGNQMGRVRRNFYMGVRTPWTLASERVWDLTHRHAASLWFFGGLVVAALALIGIPFGITFTLFMLIMLWPVFDSYLLYRRYEGK; encoded by the coding sequence ATGAATACGCGTCAGAGCCTGCTCGCCCAGGCATTTTTGCTCGTTGCGACTGGGTTGTACAGTCGATCCCTCGCCGGCACGCTAGCCAGTGTGGTACCGACGCACTGGGGCATCGATGGCAAGCCGGATGCCTACGGCAGTCCGGCGTTCGCCCTCTGGTTCGGCCCGATCGCGGTTGCGTTTATGATGGTTCTGACCTGGGCTCTTCCGCGACTGTCCCCCAAGCAATTTGAAGTCGACCGGTCCGAAAAGACCTACGGGATGCTCATGTTCATGATCGCACTGTTGATGGCGGTTCTCCACGTGGTGATTCTCAAGGCGACGGCCGGAGCAAAATTCCCGATGGACCGAGCGATGATGGTCGTATTGGGTCTCTTCTGCACCTTCTTCGGTAACCAAATGGGTCGTGTTCGGCGAAACTTCTACATGGGTGTTCGGACGCCTTGGACCCTGGCAAGCGAGCGAGTTTGGGACCTCACCCACCGGCACGCCGCCTCCCTCTGGTTCTTCGGAGGGCTCGTAGTCGCCGCCCTCGCCTTGATCGGGATCCCATTCGGAATCACGTTCACCCTCTTCATGCTCATCATGCTCTGGCCGGTCTTCGACTCCTACCTTCTCTACCGTCGGTATGAAGGTAAGTAA
- a CDS encoding 3-deoxy-7-phosphoheptulonate synthase, which produces MTRRTDDLRVLEVRPLLPAAILHEEIPLTDGASEVVAESRAAIEAALAGDDPRLVVVVGPCSIHDVKGAREYAERLKEVSERLKDELIIVMRCYFEKPRTTVGWKGLINDPRMDGSGRANEGLRLARGLLAHVAELGLPAACEFLDTSIPQHYADLVAWGCVGARTTESQLHREMASGLSMPVGFKNATDGRVRPALDAIKTAASPHWFPGATKDGVSAFVRTSGNPTCHLVLRGGAKPNMDETSIRESSEKLVKEGLPGRVMVDLSHGNSQKNHLKQVDNAETVAGYLESGMKEVFAVMIESYLHEGRHDPPVYGVSVTDACLSFEQTVGALERLGRAVKSS; this is translated from the coding sequence ATGACACGTAGAACGGATGACCTCCGGGTGTTGGAGGTTCGGCCGCTGCTTCCCGCCGCGATTCTCCATGAAGAGATTCCCCTGACCGATGGGGCATCGGAGGTGGTGGCGGAGAGCCGAGCGGCGATCGAGGCGGCACTGGCGGGAGACGATCCCAGGTTAGTGGTCGTGGTCGGGCCCTGCTCGATCCACGATGTTAAAGGGGCTCGCGAGTATGCGGAGCGGCTAAAGGAAGTCTCGGAAAGGCTCAAAGACGAGCTGATCATCGTCATGCGTTGCTACTTCGAAAAGCCGCGGACGACGGTCGGTTGGAAGGGGCTTATCAACGACCCGCGGATGGACGGCTCCGGACGAGCGAACGAGGGGCTCCGCCTGGCGCGTGGTCTCCTTGCCCATGTGGCCGAGCTTGGCTTGCCCGCCGCCTGCGAATTCCTCGATACGTCGATTCCGCAACATTACGCCGACCTCGTCGCGTGGGGATGCGTTGGCGCCCGAACCACCGAAAGCCAACTCCACCGCGAGATGGCCTCCGGCCTCTCGATGCCGGTCGGATTCAAGAACGCGACCGATGGGAGGGTGAGGCCGGCGCTCGACGCGATCAAGACCGCCGCGAGTCCCCACTGGTTTCCCGGCGCGACGAAAGATGGCGTCTCCGCCTTCGTAAGAACTTCGGGAAACCCAACGTGCCACCTCGTCCTTCGAGGGGGCGCCAAGCCGAACATGGACGAGACGAGCATTCGAGAGTCGTCGGAGAAGCTGGTCAAGGAGGGTTTGCCGGGCCGGGTCATGGTCGACCTAAGCCACGGCAATAGTCAGAAGAATCATCTCAAGCAAGTGGACAACGCCGAGACGGTTGCCGGGTACCTCGAATCGGGAATGAAGGAAGTCTTTGCGGTAATGATCGAGTCGTACCTTCACGAAGGGCGGCACGATCCGCCCGTTTACGGCGTGAGCGTTACCGATGCCTGCCTCTCGTTTGAGCAAACCGTCGGCGCGTTGGAACGGCTGGGTCGGGCGGTAAAGAGCTCATAG
- the gspG gene encoding type II secretion system major pseudopilin GspG, giving the protein MSRKLFVLLFVTVPLLVLVLVIVGLMVWPFISYRELAGPRLATTDLQNIRNALDAYKLDCGHFPTTQEGLAALEKSPPQARGWHGPYFRGAIPKDPWGRPYRYQLSRNGRFTVSTLGADNKPGGDGGNADLSVTE; this is encoded by the coding sequence ATGAGTCGCAAGCTGTTCGTCTTGCTGTTCGTCACCGTGCCGCTTCTCGTGCTGGTATTGGTGATCGTGGGGCTAATGGTTTGGCCTTTTATCTCCTATCGGGAGCTTGCCGGGCCTCGGCTGGCAACGACGGACCTGCAAAATATCCGCAACGCTTTGGATGCTTATAAGCTCGACTGTGGACACTTCCCGACAACTCAAGAGGGACTTGCCGCGCTTGAGAAGAGCCCACCGCAGGCACGCGGCTGGCACGGCCCGTACTTCCGCGGAGCAATTCCCAAGGATCCGTGGGGGCGTCCGTACCGGTATCAGCTTTCGAGGAACGGTAGGTTTACCGTAAGCACGCTCGGCGCGGACAATAAGCCCGGCGGCGACGGCGGAAACGCCGATTTGTCGGTGACGGAGTAG
- a CDS encoding aldo/keto reductase has protein sequence MDKRRLGNSDLEITRIGIGAWAIGGSGYAFAWGDQDDDQSILAIQRALDHGINWIDTAAVYGLGHSEEIVAKAIRGMEQKPYVFTKCERAWDESGAITPSLKAQSIRNECEASLRRLKTDVIDLYQIHWPQPEEDIEEGWTTMAELQKEGKVRWIGVSNFNVEQMKRALAIAPITSLQPPYSAIRRDAEAEILPFCLENGIGAIVYSPMGSGLLTGSMTRERIASLPADDWRSRGAAFQEPLLTQNLAVADKFRSIAATHGLSAGEAAIAWTLHNPAVTAAIVGIRHPDQVTGIIGGADLRLTEAEFAEI, from the coding sequence ATGGACAAAAGGCGGCTCGGCAACAGCGATCTGGAGATCACCCGAATCGGCATAGGAGCGTGGGCTATCGGTGGCTCGGGGTACGCGTTCGCTTGGGGCGATCAGGACGACGATCAGTCGATTCTCGCCATCCAGCGAGCTCTCGACCACGGGATCAACTGGATCGATACCGCCGCGGTCTATGGGCTCGGCCATTCCGAGGAGATCGTCGCCAAGGCGATCCGAGGCATGGAGCAGAAGCCGTACGTCTTCACCAAATGCGAGCGAGCCTGGGACGAATCGGGCGCCATCACCCCTTCCCTAAAGGCGCAGTCGATTCGCAACGAGTGCGAAGCCTCCCTTCGCCGGCTCAAGACCGACGTAATCGATCTGTACCAAATCCACTGGCCGCAACCGGAAGAGGATATCGAAGAAGGTTGGACGACCATGGCCGAGCTCCAAAAAGAGGGCAAAGTCCGCTGGATCGGGGTTTCGAACTTCAACGTCGAGCAGATGAAACGGGCTCTCGCGATCGCACCGATTACCTCCCTGCAGCCACCCTATTCCGCGATCCGGCGCGACGCGGAAGCGGAGATCCTCCCGTTCTGCCTTGAAAATGGAATCGGCGCCATCGTCTATTCGCCGATGGGTTCCGGGTTACTTACCGGCTCCATGACCCGAGAGCGGATCGCGTCGCTGCCTGCCGACGACTGGCGCAGTCGCGGCGCCGCCTTCCAGGAGCCGCTGCTAACCCAGAACCTGGCGGTGGCGGATAAGTTCCGATCTATCGCCGCCACGCACGGTCTCTCCGCCGGCGAAGCCGCCATCGCCTGGACCCTGCACAATCCCGCCGTGACCGCCGCGATCGTCGGAATCCGACATCCAGATCAAGTCACCGGCATCATCGGTGGCGCGGACCTAAGGTTAACAGAAGCCGAGTTTGCCGAAATCTAG